The sequence below is a genomic window from Gammaproteobacteria bacterium.
CTACGCCCACCGCTTGGTACGTCGCCAAGCCGAAGTGCGCAAAAACGGGACTCTGCCCTGGTTGCGTCCCGACGCTAAGAGCCAGCTTACCTTCCGCTACGAAGACCATCGCCCGGTCAGCATCGATGCGGTGGTGCTCTCCACCCAGCACAGCCCCGACATCGAGACCCCGGTCCTGCGCGAGGCCGTGATGGACGAGATCATCCTTCCCGTCCTTCCCAAAGAGTGGGTCACTAAGACAACGCGCTTCCATATCAATCCCACCGGACGTTTCGTCATTGGCGGACCGATGGGCGACTGCGGCCTTACCGGACGCAAGATCATCGTCGATACCTACGGCGGGATGGGTCGTCACGGTGGCGGCGCCTTCTCGGGCAAGGACCCGACCAAGGTGGACCGCTCCGCTGCCTACGCCGCCCGCTACGTCGCCAAGAATATCGTTGCGGCAGGCTTGGCCGACCGCTGTGAGGTACAGGTCTCCTACGCGATTGGCGTCGCCGACCCCACCTCGATTTCGGTAGACACCTTTGGCACCGGTCGCATCGACGACGAACGCCTGGTGGACCTCATCCGCGAACACTTCGACCTGCGTCCGCGTGGCATCATCGCCATGCTCGACCTGATCCACCCGATCTATCGTAGAAGCGCCGCCTATGGCCACTTCGGACGCGAGGAAGCGGGATTCCCGTGGGAGGCCACCAATAAGGCCGAGGCCCTGCGCGACGCCGCCGGTCCCCATATCAACTCTTCAACTCGTGAATCCAACTAATGACCAGCACACCACCGCCTGTGGACCTCGCCCCCGCCTACCGGGTGGCAGATATGAGCCTTGCCGCCTGGGGCCGCAAAGAAATCGCCATCGCCGAGACCGAGATGCCGGGCCTCATGGCCCTGCGCGAGGAATATGCCGCCCGTAAACCTCTTGCTGGGGCGCGTATTTCCGGCAGCCTGCACATGACCATCCAGACCGCAGTCCTCATCGAGACCTTGGTGGCGCTAGGGGCTGAGGTGCGTTGGGCGTCGTGCAATATCTACTCGACCCAAGACCACGCCGCCTCTGCTATTGCCGCCGCTGGGGTCCCGGTCTTCGCCTGGAAGGGCGAAAACCTGGAGGAATATTGGTGGTGTACCGAGCAGGCTCTCACTTGGCCCGACGGTAAGGGTCCCAATATGATCCTGGACGATGGCGGTGACGCCACGCTCCTTATTCACAAGGGCAAGGAATTCGAGGCCGCCGGGACCGTTCCTGCGCCCGCCCCGGGCGATTCCGAGGATTGGACGGAATTCCTCAAACTATTGGCCAATAGTTTTGCGCAGAATCCCGGTAAGTGGACCGCTGCCGCCGCTACGATTCGCGGCGTGACCGAGGAAACTACTACCGGCGTTCATCGTCTCTACCAGATGCAGGAAAAGGACGCATTGCTCTTTCCAGCGATGAACGTCAACGACTCGGTTACCAAGAGCAAATTCGATAATCTCTATGGCTGCCGCGAATCGCTTCTTGACGGTATTAAACGCGCTACCGATGTCATGATCGCCGGCAAGATCTGCGTAGTCTCCGGTTATGGCGACGTAGGCAAAGGTTGCGCCCAGGCCTTTCGGGGAATGGGTGCCACGGTATTAGTTACCGAGATCGACCCTATTTGCGCTCTTCAGGCATCCATGGAAGGTTATCGGGTCGTAACCATTGAAGAGGCCGCCCCGATAGGTGATATCTTCGTCACCGCTACCGGTAATTTGCGGGTCATTAACCATGACCACATGATACGGATGAAGAATGAGGCCATTGTCTGCAATATCGGCCATTTCGATTCCGAGATCGATATTGCCGCCCTTGAGGGTTATACCTGGGAAGAGATCAAGCCGCAGGTTGACCACGTAATCTTCCCCGACGGCAAAAAGATCATTGTGCTCGCCAAGGGGCGCTTGGTTAATCTCGGGTGTGCCACTGGTCATCCGAGCTTTGTCATGTCGGCATCCTTTACCAATCAGGTCATGGCCCAGATGGAACTCTACGCCAATTACGCTAACTATAAGCGGGAGGTCTATGTCCTGCCCAAGGCGCTCGACGAAAAGGTGGCACGGTTACATCTGAAGAAGATTGGCGCACACCTGACAGAATTGAGCGACGAGCAGGCTGCCTATATCGGTGTGCCCAAGCACGGACCGTATAAGCCTAATCATTATCGTTATTGATGAGGTATTAGCTTCTTATGCAGGATCGTAGGATGCGCTGATGAGAAAAAGCGCATCCTACGTGATAAATAAATGATTAAGAGAGTTCTTTTTGCTCTGTTTAGTCGTTGACTTTCCCTAATATCGTTCCTTCCCCACATGCCGAACGTTGACATCACCTCTCTATTCGCCGTTGTAGGTATTACTGGAATCACGGGTTGGGTTGCAGCGTTCTTTTCCCTTCGGAAAGACGAACGTGCTACGCAGATCGAACAAATCATAAAGGAAAGAACCAAATGGCGAGATGATATGCGCCTACTCGCGAAAGATATCGTACTTACCCATTCGGACAAGAAAGATTCTGTTCTCCGCGAGGCAACTGGTCATCGAAGTAGGTTGACGACATTTCTTGATCCAAAGTGTAATCATGATAATAAGATTTTAAAAGAGTTTGATTT
It includes:
- the metK gene encoding methionine adenosyltransferase — translated: MARNYLFTSESVSEGHPDKMADQISDAVLDALIAQDPRSRVACETLVKTGVVVIAGEITTNAWVDLDQIARQVVKEIGYTSSDMGFDGETCAVLTALGKQSSDIAMGVDETANHEQGAGDQGMMFGYATAETDVLMPAPITYAHRLVRRQAEVRKNGTLPWLRPDAKSQLTFRYEDHRPVSIDAVVLSTQHSPDIETPVLREAVMDEIILPVLPKEWVTKTTRFHINPTGRFVIGGPMGDCGLTGRKIIVDTYGGMGRHGGGAFSGKDPTKVDRSAAYAARYVAKNIVAAGLADRCEVQVSYAIGVADPTSISVDTFGTGRIDDERLVDLIREHFDLRPRGIIAMLDLIHPIYRRSAAYGHFGREEAGFPWEATNKAEALRDAAGPHINSSTRESN
- the ahcY gene encoding Adenosylhomocysteinase: MTSTPPPVDLAPAYRVADMSLAAWGRKEIAIAETEMPGLMALREEYAARKPLAGARISGSLHMTIQTAVLIETLVALGAEVRWASCNIYSTQDHAASAIAAAGVPVFAWKGENLEEYWWCTEQALTWPDGKGPNMILDDGGDATLLIHKGKEFEAAGTVPAPAPGDSEDWTEFLKLLANSFAQNPGKWTAAAATIRGVTEETTTGVHRLYQMQEKDALLFPAMNVNDSVTKSKFDNLYGCRESLLDGIKRATDVMIAGKICVVSGYGDVGKGCAQAFRGMGATVLVTEIDPICALQASMEGYRVVTIEEAAPIGDIFVTATGNLRVINHDHMIRMKNEAIVCNIGHFDSEIDIAALEGYTWEEIKPQVDHVIFPDGKKIIVLAKGRLVNLGCATGHPSFVMSASFTNQVMAQMELYANYANYKREVYVLPKALDEKVARLHLKKIGAHLTELSDEQAAYIGVPKHGPYKPNHYRY
- a CDS encoding conserved hypothetical protein (Evidence 4 : Unknown function but conserved in other organisms), whose translation is MPNVDITSLFAVVGITGITGWVAAFFSLRKDERATQIEQIIKERTKWRDDMRLLAKDIVLTHSDKKDSVLREATGHRSRLTTFLDPKCNHDNKILKEFDLLFNDENVSTQKFTKLIAILLKHDWEWAKWDCAPIYIKPFIRYTKRQRAWRSNDFRNIDG